The following are from one region of the Stanieria cyanosphaera PCC 7437 genome:
- the rpsU gene encoding 30S ribosomal protein S21: protein MAQVTIGENEGIESALRRFKRQVSKAGIFPDLKKHRHFETPIEKRKRKAIARRKQRRRFSRYGKKQEA, encoded by the coding sequence ATGGCTCAAGTAACTATCGGCGAAAATGAAGGGATTGAGTCAGCCCTACGCCGATTTAAAAGACAAGTATCCAAAGCAGGTATTTTTCCCGATTTAAAGAAACACCGTCATTTTGAAACCCCGATTGAAAAACGCAAACGTAAAGCGATCGCAAGACGCAAACAACGTCGTCGCTTTTCTCGTTATGGCAAGAAGCAGGAAGCTTAA
- a CDS encoding RNA recognition motif domain-containing protein: MSIYIGNLSYQVTQEDLNEVFAEYGKVKKVYLPTDRETGKMRGFGFVEMETEAAETAAIEALDGAEWMGRELKVNKARNRDNNKSQGGGGNRRGGGNWGNKYNRSY, translated from the coding sequence ATGTCCATTTATATAGGTAATTTATCTTACCAAGTTACCCAAGAAGATTTAAATGAAGTTTTTGCCGAATATGGCAAGGTAAAAAAAGTTTATTTACCAACTGATCGGGAAACTGGTAAGATGCGTGGTTTTGGTTTCGTAGAAATGGAAACAGAAGCTGCTGAAACTGCTGCCATTGAAGCTCTTGACGGAGCGGAATGGATGGGAAGAGAATTAAAAGTCAATAAAGCTCGAAACCGTGACAATAATAAAAGTCAAGGTGGTGGTGGCAACCGTAGAGGTGGTGGCAATTGGGGCAACAAATACAATCGCAGTTATTAA
- a CDS encoding proton extrusion protein PcxA, with amino-acid sequence MKLQNIISGGRNWLSATPERALDQAYRAAIKIKAIEDDHFNGQPVLTQTMGYSDSVYKVFRTDVDNYLKTIKFRLTEFKLSRSFLIFSDTQPNNNQVAITYSNGLPPQPNLTIVEKLNFIDQIVSRYQNKDVIAVNSDSKITIDSAVAKNQLTLPKNNKNSTNPKNKDPNLETISDKTGVLPRSFMRTINRIKQEIDPQSETTEEEVLKKFRRSRNKTAISIRFLLILIIVPLMTHQIAKTFLVTPLVKEYFAEREQILFINKDLEEEAFIELRHYEENLHFQNLLGLAPRLSEEEVEIRLQEKAGEIAEEYREHGINAVSNVFSDIFSLIAFAGIIFACQKEIGIVKSFLDEIVYGLSDSAKAFLIILLTDMFVGYHSPHGWEVILEGIANHLGLPENRDFNFLFIATFPVILDTVLKYWIFRYLNRISPSSVATYKNMNE; translated from the coding sequence ATGAAATTACAAAACATTATTAGTGGCGGAAGAAACTGGTTGTCTGCTACTCCGGAAAGAGCTTTAGATCAAGCTTATCGTGCTGCTATAAAAATTAAAGCGATCGAAGATGATCATTTTAATGGTCAACCAGTACTTACTCAAACTATGGGTTACTCTGATAGTGTTTACAAAGTTTTTCGTACTGATGTTGATAATTATCTTAAAACAATTAAGTTCAGATTAACAGAATTTAAGCTTAGTCGTTCTTTTTTAATCTTTTCTGATACTCAACCTAACAACAATCAAGTAGCAATTACTTATAGTAATGGATTGCCACCTCAACCTAATTTAACAATTGTCGAAAAACTTAATTTTATCGATCAAATTGTTAGTCGGTATCAAAATAAAGATGTTATAGCTGTTAATTCAGACTCAAAGATCACAATTGATTCTGCTGTTGCCAAAAATCAACTTACCTTACCAAAAAATAATAAAAATTCAACCAATCCTAAGAATAAAGACCCTAACTTAGAAACTATTTCAGATAAAACAGGGGTTTTACCACGCTCTTTTATGAGAACAATTAATCGAATCAAACAGGAGATAGACCCCCAATCAGAAACTACCGAAGAAGAAGTTTTAAAAAAATTTCGTCGCTCTCGTAATAAAACAGCTATTTCTATTAGATTTTTGCTGATTTTGATTATTGTTCCCTTAATGACTCATCAAATTGCCAAAACTTTTTTAGTAACACCTCTTGTCAAAGAATATTTTGCCGAAAGAGAACAAATACTTTTTATTAATAAAGATTTAGAAGAAGAAGCTTTTATCGAGTTACGGCACTATGAAGAAAATCTTCATTTTCAAAATTTACTTGGTTTAGCTCCTCGTCTTTCTGAAGAAGAAGTCGAAATCAGATTACAAGAAAAAGCTGGCGAAATTGCAGAAGAATATCGTGAACATGGTATAAATGCTGTTAGTAATGTTTTTTCTGATATTTTTTCTCTAATTGCTTTTGCTGGTATTATTTTTGCTTGCCAAAAAGAAATTGGTATAGTTAAATCTTTTTTAGATGAAATTGTTTATGGTTTAAGCGATTCTGCTAAAGCTTTTTTGATTATCCTGTTAACAGATATGTTTGTTGGTTATCACTCTCCTCATGGATGGGAAGTGATTTTAGAAGGAATTGCTAATCATTTAGGTTTGCCAGAAAATAGGGATTTTAACTTTCTCTTTATTGCTACTTTTCCTGTAATTTTAGATACAGTTTTAAAATATTGGATTTTCCGCTATCTGAATCGTATTTCACCTTCTTCTGTAGCTACTTATAAAAATATGAATGAGTAG
- a CDS encoding tetratricopeptide repeat protein, whose amino-acid sequence MSETLPLAYISALLAILLFAAIFVLIEVIKTRRQENLFSRLQKKLKKEKGTAKEYYQLGSLYLDKKLFVQSVNIFQKALKAQEDLEPENQALIHNAMGYAYFAQEQYDTAIRQYKEALKLYPDYVTALNNLGNVYEKKQMIVKALESYEEALKYEPNNSVAKRRVESLKKRLVSPDTK is encoded by the coding sequence ATGTCTGAAACATTGCCACTTGCATATATTTCTGCTTTACTTGCCATTTTGCTTTTTGCTGCTATTTTTGTTTTGATAGAAGTGATTAAAACTCGCCGTCAAGAAAATCTTTTTTCTCGTTTACAAAAGAAGTTAAAAAAAGAAAAAGGAACAGCAAAAGAATATTATCAGTTGGGCAGTCTTTATCTTGATAAAAAACTTTTTGTTCAATCAGTTAATATATTTCAAAAAGCTTTAAAAGCTCAAGAAGATCTTGAACCAGAAAATCAAGCATTAATTCATAATGCAATGGGTTATGCTTACTTTGCTCAAGAGCAATATGACACGGCAATTCGTCAATATAAAGAAGCTTTAAAACTTTATCCTGATTATGTTACCGCTTTAAATAATTTGGGTAATGTTTATGAAAAAAAACAAATGATAGTTAAAGCGTTAGAAAGCTATGAAGAAGCTTTAAAATATGAGCCTAACAACTCTGTTGCTAAACGTCGAGTAGAATCTTTGAAAAAAAGATTGGTTAGCCCTGATACTAAATAG